The DNA window TTTGGTAATCaataccaaaaaaagaaaggaggTTTGGcactgcttggccctcatggccatctcttaTGCAATGTTCATGCCTAAATTTATGTGTTTCACTGCATTGATGGAACCAAAACAAGCCTCCTTTGTGTGGCGGAGGATAGACTCATTTTCAGATGGCATAATGgtgctgctgatgaagccaGATCAGTACATCACTGCCACATTGAGGACCTGCTTCTCAATCTGCACTCCAGCCTCGACCCACCTAGGAGTACCATCACATAAATGAGGAGCCAACCATTGTTTAATAGTCTCCAAGGACTTTGTCTTGATTATGTATTGGTGGTCATCAACAATGTTGGCAGTGCATTCTATCACAGTATTTATGTTATTACTGTCACACTTCACCTTCTTCCCCCTAACAACTATATAATCCACTGGCTTGAAGGTTGCAAccttcctttttccttttagcACCAAAGCTCCAAAGGTCGTGTAAAACTACCGGACCCAATTAGGAATATAAGGGCCACAGggtttaataaatatttggaaCTTGTGGGATTTCAATGTGTGCCAGATCTCTGGGTATTTGTCTATCACTTCATCTGTAGACAGCCTCTTCTCCTCAATAATGGTCCTCAATCCCTCAGCCTTTGGTCTATTCATAGACCGGAGATGAGGACCCTCTACAGTTGGTGCTGGGACCACATCCTAATCTAGACGGGTGGAGGAGTAGTAGGCTGGGGTACCCTGATCCTAGACTGATCATTCAGCCTTTTGGAGCATATTTCAGATCTCCGGGCTAGCCATAGTTGATAATCTTGAGGCTCAGAAATGGCAGCCTGAGGGTCctggtgctcaccctcactctcaaaAGTGGTGAGGTGGATGGAATACACTCCCTCGCTGTCAGAGATGACCTCCGGTGATGCAGGGTAGGCGCCTTGCCTTTTCCATTACCCTTTCTACCTGTGGTAGGAAGTTTAGTTTATTTTACTTTGGATGCAGCTGCATGCTCATTGATGGTGATACCTTTTGCCTTCTTGCGAGGGGGCACGTCTCGTCCTGCTACATTTGTtctagccatgtctgcaaaaaACACCAGAAAGAGTTAGAAATAATCCAACAAATATGCAGAAAATAGGTTGCAGAAAGACTCAAAAGATAGGTCGGTGATATGTAGAgcctttcggtgaatcgccgacaTAACACGGTGAGCTCAGACTAGCACACTAAAAGCTACAGTGTGTTTGGGGATAAGGGGACAGAAAGGGCAATCAAGAAATACtctcggcgagtcaccgagtgaacTCAACGAGCTCAGTATTCCAGCTGGAAGTTACTGAATTTAAACTAACCAAAAGACGAAACTAAGGGAGATCAAAGGGGATGTTGGCAAGCCGACGAGTGGTTGGGCGAGCTCGACCCGGCTCGCCAAACTGCCCAATGTGCAAATTTTCAACCCTGCTTCACAAAATCAAGCCCACATCCCTcgtaaacaaaatcaaaccgcACACTTCATCAATTAAACTCAGACCTATACGAGCCACGCCACCGGGGTACTTAGACTTCCCCCATTTTGGCCAATATTGGACATTTGATGACTtttacccttaagaatgacatcaaatgCTCCATCATTAGGTAAAGtacgtcatttagcacaattagAGTTACTttgacttcacccgactagaccaaACAACAAGTAATCGCAACCCAtaaatttatgatcaattttaaagcacAAAACTCAGGaaatcaacaatataaccatTTTAGGCAcgatttaaaaaggaaaataggcAAACTGGAACATAGTTACAATTTCAGATCAAGACCAACACACATCAACACAAATTAAGCAAATGCATTTGAGTTCAACAGCTAATCAAGAgtttggggttcggaaaaccaacctttaatgttGAAATACGAGTTTgtaatgctaggcggcaatgtatTCCAACTCTGACCACGAGATCAATGAGCAAAAAGTGATAAAGATgcaaaaaatatagaaactataTAGTGTGGGTGAAAATATACGAGGTTAAAAGTGAGGAAATATGAaggagtttgaaattttaaacctttggcctatTAAAACCTTTCAGTCCGCGGCCATTCGATGATATTAGTCGTCCTCGCTGAACCACTTGGTGGCACGCCGACTTTTTTACTTAACTCACTAAGTTTTATAAGACCTTCAGTTAATTTAGGGGTCCAAACAGCGGACAAAGTCAAGCTCGCCGACCTATTCGGCGAGTCTCCAACTCATCCATGGGCCCATCGAATCTTACAGACTTTCACGTGCGATTAATGTGAGTCCAAtggcggtccaagtcgggctcaccaACATCTTCGGCGAGTTGCCGACTAGACTCTTAGATCGCCAACCTGCATTTTTCAAACATATTCCACTTTTCCACCTGCACAATTAACACCCATTATTCAACATTCAAAACACAAAGCAtcaaaaacttgggttgcctcccaagaaacgCCTAGTTAACGTTGTGGCAGGACGTAAGTACCCATTCAAGCTTCGTACTTGGGGTTtcccatagtatcactaggcaacccccttgttgtcttgggtttaagtgagaagaaatttgacccatttgggtctccaactgcttgatagaGACTGATTGAGAGGTCACCGTCTGGTTGAGAGTCCATACTTTTTCCTTCATTTCATTCAAAACATTATCGGACCTTTCAACCTTGGTGATAATACATGAAAGCATATCCTTAGTACGGCGACCCTTAAAATCTTTGGGATTTTGACGCTCatggggaggaacatacctatccttctccccttCTCTTTCCTTCCAGGTGTTACGAGCTTGCCACTTGGTGCCTATcttgaccaacgacactaaactacgatatgagtgtctacgaaagttgatagtatagtaacccaactaaaggttggggtcgtgtcccaatggagtggttttgagaattgataaaaaaataaaataaagctttaactagtcgtagctaaagacattagcgattaaaaacatagtaaattaaagggggtgacacgaaagtgtcaaatatcgattttaGGGTATTGTTACAATTAGTAGAAGCAGCAAAAAGTAACAAGAGAATCAAGTATTGGGAaatattcttggggtgtgaccgcaatacaagttgagataaatagttgggtacatgcttttgacaagaaatttgtaaaataatagtgactaggctaaggtttaaatggaaataactcctctctcgggcaacttatcccgtttcaaatgtgttcctctcggacacccatttgccgcatgaagaccagcctacgccttacctcACTTCCAACTAGgagaagatgaactcctttcttcaagttcccaaaaatcctctccaaacttgagagaaaatatctaaaaagtactattctattctagaaattaaaataaaagttggacacttaaaaaataataataagttcagtATTTATAAACTTCTAAAATAGCACTGGCGAAtctttcggcgaagttagtcgacGTCACCGAATGACTTCGGCGACTCACCTTTCGTTTGTCTCATCGTTGTttcgtgcttgccttcagcaccttcacattctggaccattgggcagTATAGTACTACTTCGCAGAACTATTCGGCCGAGCGCAGattgctcctttcatcgccttttttatccttctccttcttgAATTCGCTACTGGAAGAAAGGGCAGAGTAAAacctttcggcgaatcgccaatgTGCTTGCTGATGCTTGAGTTTCAGCTTCATCGTTATTTTCAgcctttttattcctttttgcacctaagtgtccatgctttctctaaaacttcaaataccttatacttaagagttttcatcagatatttagataaaataagcattcgagaacactattcttatcaaaataaagtcctaaatgagtccaatttgtggactcatcaacaccccatcTTAAACTTTTggttgtcctcaagcaaactcaagttcagccgttcaaaaagggtgtctcaaatagttctacacaagattcaaacatgaacatacacaacaagattcaaattaCTTATGCACTGATCAACTGTGttctcaaagattcaagttgtgacacaccattaccagaGATTCTCGTGCTCgtaatacttgctacttgtgcaagttcaacctcgacaaaaagtatctaaatgccctcacaagaagaatgattccatattcacacatagaggttaatcaattcaagatcaggaatcagatgcaacactcacactcaaaaagaggaagaCAATGCATGgttttacccataggtttgcccttattttccaatcgactttcgattcagcttactcaagatcaaaaaggtctttatAAGGaatgtaatggggatgagtgcaaaggtatggtcatttaggctcagtgactccTTCCTCGTGGGATGTGGTATTCTCAGGGCATTCCCTTTTTTTACTTTatcgattctttttctaatgCTTCTAACTCACCTGTTTATTCACcttcatggattgcttggaaacccgatttccttCATACCTTattccatattttttttgtttgaattgaaGGGGTTTCCACTCTTTTGCAAAACCATGGGTTAAAAGGGACTTTtcctgcacttcttgacttctccttttcctttttactacacccccaacttaggtttTTAGCCTAAATTGGTTATTCACTAAACCAGAAATTAAGAGGATTATAGATAGTGGGTGAAGtgaggtctagggttcatcaagtttcttccaaataaAGGTAacgctcaaagggtgttcaaaagagtttcacacactcactggtaggccacaaaagaggtatacgTCAAATTAGGCTAACAGTCTTTAAAGTTgactaagatcatatcaagaggacaccttttgaaatcaatcagactaacagggcaaattctaggcttattcatgcatggttcaaagcaagctaatcacacaatgCATCAACACTTAAGTTAAGAAAAACTACAAACTGTCGCTAGTGTTCAATGGTCataacaagagaatcaatttgataaatgacttgtcacaacgagatgcaaagaattcacatattttctatgcaacttcatttgacCTCATCGCagccatacattcatgtttgttaaATTTAGAGCACTGTTCAAGTCATCGttattgatcgaaaccgagacttAATTTTTTACAAAAGAACAGCTACATTCAACTCacgaggggtggcaaaaatgtgtgagaaattaaaaaaaaaaattggaagggtcaaaatcattttgtaattaaacccaaaagagagccataagctcaaacaatcgcaaaagaagttttaaaaacacgggtcaaaatcattttgcaataaaACCCAAAagagagccataagctcaaacaattGCAAAAGTagttttaaaaacacaattgAAACAGTTAACCCAACTGCACACCAAAACACAAGTATtaaatagcacacaaaaggtgtgggcctcaccccaccacaaataaaaagaagtttgtcctcaaatgcaagtaatacAGAATCAAAGGCAaagtaaagaaagacagagataGGGCCAGAGAATAATCCTAATTAAGCAGCTATTTCGAGTTGGAGTCCTTCAACAGATGTCGCGTAAAGTAGAAGGTATGATGGGAACGTTTGGTGCATTATCGAGTGATTCATCAAGCTCTGTACAACTTTTCTTAGCATTCTAGTGCGCTTATCTTCCACCACCCTTTCGAGTGATTAATCACCTGCCTTTTTTGTGTGCTGGCCTGCAGCTTATCCAGTTAGTTCCCATTCTGTGGTCGAATTTTTGTTTATGAGTGATTCGGCACTTCGCCGAATAAGTTTTTACTTCACCGAGTTTTATAAAACTTCTCAACAGTTGTGGATGTTCAAACGGCGGTTACCATTTGGGTCACCGATCAGGTGGATGATTCACTGAAACTTTCCTAAGCTCGTTCAGTTTTATAGACTCTAGATTTTGAAGATATCTTGAATCAAACGGCGGAATAGATTTAATCACCAGCTTCTTCGATGACTCGCCAACTGGATCTACTGCTCGCCATTATGCACCTCTTTAGCACCTATTACACTTCAGTCTATAAAACtaagatattattattttactagcACGCCAATATAAGATTAAATGGAGTTTTGGGTTCcctcccaaacagcgccttagttaacatcatGGCACGACGCAGTAGCGCTTTCAGGCGTCTTCCAAATATACCACTTCAACCAACAAAATCTCTTGACAATCTCTCAGATACAATTTTAGACGTTGACCGTTCACGGTAAATGGCGGTCCTTCCTGATCTTTAACTTCTATGGCACCATTGATGAACACTGCCGTTACTCGAAATGGTCCAaaccatttggatttgagcttttCAGGGAAGAGTCTAAGTCACGAATTATATAGCAGAAACTAATCTCCTACCTTGAAGTCTCGCTTGAGTATCAGAGCATCATGCCATTTCTTTATCTTCTCCATATAGATGGTTGAACTTTCATATGATCTGAGTCTAAATTCATCCAGTTCATTCAGCTGCTCTGTTCTCTCCGTTGAATTTTTTTACCAGTCCAAATTTAAAGCTTTCAATGCCCATAATGCTTTGTGTTCTAACTCAACGGGTAGATGACAAGCCTTACCATAAACCAACTGATATGGAGACATCCCGATAGGTGTTTTGTAAGCAGTCTGATATGCCCATAGTGCATCATCAGTTACCTAGATCAATCAGTTCTATTGACATTTACTGTCTTGGCCAAGATGCTTTTGATTTCCCTATTCGACAATTTGACTTGGCCATTTGTCTGGGGATGATATGGGGTTGCCACTTTGTGTTTCACCCCATATTTACTCAGTGCCATTGAGAACCACTTAGTGCAAAGGTGGGATCCCCCGTCGCTTATGATTGCTCTCGGAGTGCCAAATCTGGAGAAAATGTACcgtttcaagaattgaaagacgTTTTTTCCTTCATTGTTTGGAAGTGTTATggcttccacccatttggaaacataatccacagccaccaagatatatttatttcaaaatgaactcacaaatggtcCCATGAAATCTATCCTCCATACATCGAATAGCTCAACCTCTAAAATAGGCGTGAGAGGTAATTCGTGTTTTCTACACACTCCACCTTTGCTGCTGACATTTAGAGCTTTTCTTTATAAACTAATGTGCATCATTGTAGAGTGATGACTAGTAATATCCTCTCTGGAGAACTTTAGCGGCGATGCGAACACCACCATGGTGACCTCCCACTGGTGATGTATGGCACGCATGGAGAATTTCTACCACTTCTTCTTCAGGAACACACCTTCTGATTACATGGTTAGCACACTCTCGAAACAAGTATGGCTCgtcccaaaagtactttttaataTCAAAAATGAATCTTTTCTATTGGTGAAAGGTAAACTCATCTGGCATCAGCCCACACAATGTAATTTGAAAAATCTGTGTACCATGGTGTATGTTTGAGGGATATTGCAAACATTCATTCATCTGGGAAAGAGTAATCTATGTCAACCTCGTGATCGACATTCTCCCTTACTTCCAGCCTTGATAAATGGTCAACTACTTAATTTTTGCACCCTTTTTGATCTTTCACCTCGAAATCAAATTGTTGTAATAGTAGTATCCACATAATCAATCGTTGTTTTGCATCTTTCTTCGCCACCAAATAACAGAGTGCAGCATGATCAGTGTGTACGATTACTTTGGTGCCTTGCAATTACGCCTTGAATTTTTCAAATGTATAATTTTGTTGGGCACTATTTAGAATCTTGCTTGCGTAGTAGATTGGGTGAAACAGTTTGTTTTACTTCTGCCCCGGCACAACCCCTAGTGCCACACCGCTGGCATCACACAGTAACTCAAAAGATTTGGACCAATTAGGGCTGATGATGATCGGGATGGATATTAGCTTCTCTTTCAAACACTGGAATGCAGCCATACAAGCATCATTAAAGTGGAATTTCACTTCCTTCTCTAGGAGTTTACATAATGGGAGTGCAATCTTTGGGAATTCTTTGATGAACCTTCTATAAAATCCTGCGTGCCCTAAAAAGCTGCGAACACCCTTTACTGAAATCGGCTGGGGTAATTTCTCAATGATCTCAATCTTTGCCTTGTCAACCTCCAGCCCCTTTTGTGATACTTTATGCCCAAGAACACtaccttcttttaccataaagtgacatttctcccaattcagaaCCAGATTCGTTTCGACGCATCTTTGGAGTACATGTCCTAAGTGAGTCAAGCATTCTTCAAACGTATCCCCGACGACTGAGAATTCGTCCATGAACACCTCCATAGAGTCTTCGACAATATCTGCTAAAATAGACAGCATGCAACGCTGAAATGTTGTTGGGGCATTACATAGCCATAATGGCATCGTTTTGAATGCGAAAGTTCCATAAGGGCAAGTAAAAGTGGTTCTCTTGATCTTCCTGCGCAATAGAGATCTGATTGTAGCCGGAGTATCCATCCAAGAAATAGTACCATCCTCTTTCTGATAATCGGTCAAGCATCTGATCCATAAAAGGAATTGGAAAATGATCTTTCTCGGTCTATGAGTTAAGCTTTCGATAGTCCATTCACACTCTCCACCCAGTTACTGGTCTTGTTGGCACAAGTTCTCCTTTTGTATTCGGAACCACAATTATTCCTCCCTCTTTCGGGACACACTGCACCAgacttacccacttactatcTGCAATAAGGTATATCACCCatgcatccaaccacttgatgatttccctttttaccacctcttgcattggaGGGTTTAATCTTCGTTGATGTTCAACACTAGGCTTGAATTCCTTGTCGAGCTGGATTTTGTGAGTGCAGATACCAGGAGGAATTCCTATTATATCGGCTATTGTCCATCCAATAGCTTTTATGTGCATCCGCAATACTTCAATGAGCAATTTCGTATGCCTGTCAAGAAGATTGGTGGCAATAATTATTGGTAGGGTATTATTGGTTCCTAAGAAGGCATATTTGAGATGAGAGGGTAGGACTTTTAACTCCAAATTGGGTGTTTCTTTCGTTGATGATTTAGCAAGGGGGGCTTTCTCTGTTTTTCAGATCGATATCCAATTTGATTGGATTCCTTGAATATGCTCCTAATCATGATAAAGCAGCTACCACTTCCTCGTAACCCAGAACTTTGGATTCATCATAATTAGCAACCACCGATTCAAGTGGCTCATTATTAATCATTAAATGACTCACAACTGCCACTGCTTTAGCTATCACATCTTCAGTGGACAATACATGGATGTTACTTGGTTGCTTTATGGACTTACAGATATTGAAGGTCACCGCATCATCATTCATACGAAACTTTAATTTTCAACTTTCAACATCCACCAGTGCTCTCCCTGTAGCTAAGCAAGGCCTACCAAAATAATGGGAATTTCAGTATCGATCTCACAATCTAGAATCACAAAATCAGCCGAAAAGATGAACCGATCCACTTTTACTAATATGTCATAGAGTATTCCGACTGGGTGCTTGATTGATCGATCATCCATGAGGAGTCTCATTGCGGTTGATTTTGGTTCACCCAAACCAAGTTTCTTGTATATTGCATAGGGAATCAAGTTGATACTTTCCCCTAAGTCGCACAAGGCTTTAGCAAGTTGGAGCATGCCAATTGTGCAAGGGATTGTGAATGCTCTAGGATCTTCTCTCTTAGTGATTGAATCATTTGTTATAATTGCACTGCAACTATGGGGCTCCTCTATCGTTTCATATTCCAAGATCCTTTTCTTTGTGACCAGCTCTTTCATGAATTTGCCATATCCGGgcatttccaacaatgcttcTGCTAAAGGAAGGTTGATTGATAAGCTCTTGActattgacaaaaaaaattcgaacttctcatcttcatttttctttttcaaacgtTGGGGAAATGGTGGAGGTATCTTGGGTAAGGCATGTATGACTTTCGGAACTTGAACTTGTTGATCTGCTTCCTCCTATGGTTCTTTAGTAAGGCCTTGTTGAATAAGAAAATCTTGTTCCTCTACTCCCTGACTCCCTTCATGTTTTTGAGTATCCTCATCTTCCATCGTACCCCCTATCACCACCTTACCACTACGAGTAACCACAGCCAGCTCTCTTTCAATATGGTCCATGGGTGTTGTGGGTGTTACTTGAGCTGATAACGGACTCAATTTACCTTCCAACATTTTGATGGCATCCTCATGAGAATTTACATTGTtgttcaatgatgaaaagtcatctttCATTCCTTTTAGCAGATCATTAGAgccctcaactttgttgagtATGCGTGATAACAAATCATTTACCCGAAGACTACTTGCACTCCCTTAAGATTTCGAGCTTTCACACAAGTGAATGTGGTCCTCCTCCTGACCATCCTGATCAGCCCAATCTTGCCAATATCTCCCTGGTTCTTCTCCTCAAtaatagttccaaccttgattcccaccaCGCGGTTGATAGCGTGTGTGGAAACCCTCCTCATATCTTCTGGAGTTCCAACCTTTATTCTCCCCCGGTCTTGAGTAACCGAAAGAAGAACTCTCCTCAACTATAAACACCCCACGTGTCCCCTTCATATGTTTTTGTAGCATTTCCATTTGAGAtaacatcttctttcattttttcgtccctttccctttcttttttgATCTGTTCTCGCGTCAATCGGAAGCATAGTGGGGAGACTTGATCATCTTTGGTATACCATGCTTGGTTTACTTTAGGCATACCATCTAGGAGAAATGAGGCTACTTCAAATGGTTGTAACATTATTCCTCCTTGCACCAATTGATCAGCTA is part of the Solanum stenotomum isolate F172 chromosome 8, ASM1918654v1, whole genome shotgun sequence genome and encodes:
- the LOC125873820 gene encoding uncharacterized protein LOC125873820; amino-acid sequence: MPGYGKFMKELVTKKRILEYETIEEPHSCSAIITNDSITKREDPRAFTIPCTIGMLQLAKALCDLGESINLIPYAIYKKLGLGEPKSTAMRLLMDDRSIKHPVGILYDILVKVDRFIFSADFVILDCEIDTEIPIILSIKQPSNIHVLSTEDVIAKAVAVVSHLMINNEPLESVVANYDESKVLGYEEVVAALS